Part of the Sporolituus thermophilus DSM 23256 genome, TGTTCAGGGTATGGGCAATGCCCGCACCGGCCAGCATGCCTAGCACGCAGACCATGGCATCAGTATTGCCTTCGCCGGCCATAATGAGCTGGCGCAACGGACAACCGCCGGCCAGCGTCGCCGCCAGGCCGGTAACAAACAGGCCGAGGAAATTCCAGATATGCATGGTATGGGCTAACGGCTGGTTAGTAAAGCCCAGCTTAAAAAAGCCGAAATACATATTGCCGGCCAACGCGGCAAGAAACATGACACCATAAATTTTTAGAAGATAGGTATCGCCTACCAACAGGAAATCACGAATCCCGCCGCTCAGGCACATCCGCGTGCGCCAGGCGAGCGCTCCGGCCGCCAATCCCGCCGCCAGGCTGGCCCAAACCGGCGCGTGCAGTGAACCGGGGCCTTTGTCGCTAAAATGAAGCAGTGGTGATTTAACCAGGACGGCCAAGACTAAGCCTAACGCCACGGCCGCGGCCAGATAACCGGCCAAATTGCCGGCGGCGCTGTGCAGACGGGCCCGGCCCAGGTTAAAGCCCTGTTTGAGAAAATAAATACCGGCGCCAATGCCGGCAGCGAAACCGGCCAACCCGGTAATGCCGTTAAGGTCACCGGCCGCCAGCCGCATGATAGCCCGCAGCGGACAGCCAAGAAATACTAAGGCGCCAATCATCATGGTCATTCCCAGGATAAACCGGACAAGCGGCCGCGACCCGCCCCGCGGCCGGAACTGGCCGGACGCTTTGGCCATGCCGAAGGCGCCCAGCACCCAGCCCAGCACCTCCGGCCGGGCGTACTGCAGCGTCGCTGCCTGGTGAATACCGAGTGCTCCGGCAATGTCCCGCAGGTGGCAGGCGGCGCAAAATCCATAGTTGCCGGGATTGCCCAACTTAACAAGCAATACCGCGCCAAGGCCGAAGACCACCCCGGTCGCAAGAATGAGCGCAACGTTCATAAACTCGCCCCCTCATATATGAAAAATTTATTACAAATAAAGATTTATTCAATGTCTGGTTAATTATTCCTGCAGTTAGCCCGGTAGGAAGTTTTTTCAGCAATGTGGAACCTTAAATATGAGGTGTTGCCCATGTCTTATCTACAAGCATTGTCAGTCTTTTGCGCCGTGG contains:
- the yedE gene encoding YedE family putative selenium transporter, with translation MNVALILATGVVFGLGAVLLVKLGNPGNYGFCAACHLRDIAGALGIHQAATLQYARPEVLGWVLGAFGMAKASGQFRPRGGSRPLVRFILGMTMMIGALVFLGCPLRAIMRLAAGDLNGITGLAGFAAGIGAGIYFLKQGFNLGRARLHSAAGNLAGYLAAAVALGLVLAVLVKSPLLHFSDKGPGSLHAPVWASLAAGLAAGALAWRTRMCLSGGIRDFLLVGDTYLLKIYGVMFLAALAGNMYFGFFKLGFTNQPLAHTMHIWNFLGLFVTGLAATLAGGCPLRQLIMAGEGNTDAMVCVLGMLAGAGIAHTLNTAASPAGVAFNGQVAVSIALAVTAVIGWMYREKLAVTVEGV